The following coding sequences are from one Chthoniobacterales bacterium window:
- a CDS encoding LacI family transcriptional regulator, with amino-acid sequence MKTRRITLKDVARESGVAVSTVSSILNKRPDNWASEATRKRVFDASARLGFRPNKMARSLRGKNFDLVLASAPRMTNPFFAELASGIRRRLSFEGLDLTVEETDFHQQRYTHLLDGLPGRSIDGAILVTSAAMESDQNFPRAAAAVPLVLLGAGLASTACCRVECDISNGLQQAILHLRDLGHGSVGMMDCASECPDAANLFELITRISGELGMRIRPEWHVRGGGSLDQARENARVWATRSERNERPGALVCTNDMTAIACIRGLGEAGLRVPEDISVIGIDGIQIAEMLPRRLTTIAQPIEEMVARAVHLLLGRIRGGFSAPPSSILLPCHLRLGETTGPAPAI; translated from the coding sequence ATGAAAACTCGACGGATCACGTTGAAAGATGTTGCCAGGGAATCCGGCGTGGCGGTGAGCACAGTTTCCTCGATTCTTAACAAGCGTCCGGACAATTGGGCCTCCGAGGCGACGCGCAAACGCGTATTCGATGCGTCGGCCCGCCTGGGGTTCCGTCCGAACAAGATGGCGCGCAGTCTTCGCGGCAAGAATTTCGACTTGGTGCTGGCATCTGCGCCGCGAATGACCAATCCCTTCTTCGCGGAACTGGCGAGCGGGATCCGGCGCCGTCTTTCCTTCGAAGGATTGGATCTCACCGTGGAGGAGACCGATTTTCACCAACAGAGGTATACGCATCTCCTCGATGGTCTTCCCGGCCGCTCTATCGACGGGGCGATTCTCGTCACCAGCGCCGCCATGGAATCGGATCAAAACTTCCCGAGGGCCGCGGCGGCTGTGCCCTTGGTGCTGCTCGGGGCGGGCCTCGCGTCCACGGCCTGTTGCCGGGTTGAGTGTGATATTTCCAATGGTTTGCAGCAGGCCATTCTCCATCTGCGCGACCTCGGACATGGCAGTGTTGGCATGATGGACTGCGCCAGCGAATGCCCCGACGCCGCCAACCTCTTCGAACTTATAACACGGATTTCGGGTGAACTGGGAATGCGCATCCGGCCGGAGTGGCACGTTCGCGGCGGCGGCAGTCTTGATCAAGCTCGGGAAAACGCGCGTGTCTGGGCCACTCGTAGCGAGCGCAATGAGCGTCCGGGTGCGCTTGTCTGCACCAATGACATGACGGCGATTGCGTGCATTCGCGGTCTGGGAGAGGCCGGACTGCGGGTTCCGGAAGATATTTCGGTGATCGGGATCGATGGCATTCAAATCGCGGAAATGCTGCCGCGCCGCCTCACCACCATCGCCCAGCCTATCGAAGAAATGGTTGCCAGGGCCGTGCATCTTCTGTTGGGGAGAATACGGGGCGGCTTCAGTGCGCCTCCGTCCAGCATCCTTCTTCCTTGCCACCTGCGCCTTGGCGAGACCACGGGACCTGCTCCTGCAATCTGA
- a CDS encoding prepilin-type N-terminal cleavage/methylation domain-containing protein has protein sequence MANSSPNYVSCRRRVTSSLPSGFTLIELLVVVAILAILAGFVVPAMPSLLGSQGVGRAVADVEGVLELARTEAASRRTYVYVGFVNSTNSLGTSELRIGAVASKDGTTNQAGNNLTPLTRLVKISGVKMVDASELPASISSGVSNFVTALTNQVNFSVGPQSFSSAPVVIVSPQGETVPQAGSVFFKPSISVGLAQTRGTTIVRDNGAVVIYRGASGAIETRRP, from the coding sequence ATGGCAAATTCCTCCCCAAACTATGTGAGTTGCAGGAGGCGGGTGACGAGTTCATTGCCTTCAGGTTTCACCTTGATCGAGCTTTTGGTGGTGGTGGCCATTCTCGCGATTTTGGCCGGGTTTGTGGTTCCTGCCATGCCTTCTTTGCTTGGAAGCCAGGGGGTGGGGCGGGCGGTGGCTGATGTGGAGGGGGTCTTGGAGTTGGCCCGGACGGAGGCGGCTTCGCGGCGCACCTATGTTTATGTGGGCTTCGTGAATTCAACCAATTCACTTGGCACCAGTGAATTGCGCATCGGGGCCGTTGCCTCCAAGGATGGAACGACAAACCAAGCAGGCAACAATCTCACTCCGCTCACCCGGCTCGTGAAAATATCCGGGGTGAAAATGGTGGATGCCTCGGAGTTGCCGGCATCGATTTCTTCCGGAGTTTCCAATTTCGTCACGGCTTTGACAAACCAGGTGAATTTCAGTGTCGGGCCGCAGAGTTTTTCCAGTGCGCCGGTGGTGATTGTCTCTCCCCAAGGGGAGACGGTGCCGCAAGCCGGTTCTGTTTTTTTTAAACCTTCAATCTCCGTCGGGTTGGCGCAGACGAGGGGCACGACGATCGTGCGCGACAACGGAGCGGTCGTGATTTACCGCGGAGCTTCCGGCGCCATTGAAACGCGAAGACCATGA